The genomic stretch CCGAGATCAAGGAATTCGTCCAGTACTACCTGCTGAACGCGCCGAAGCTGGTTGCCGAAGTCCAGTATGTGCCGCTTCCGCAGGCCGCGTACAAGACTGCCATGCAGCACTTGGAGCAGAAAAAGTTCGGTACCGTGTTCGGCGGCGAAGCTGATGTCGGTGTCAAGATCGACGAACTGTTGAAGCGCGAAGCCAAACTCTAATCGATATCTTCGCAGCAGCTCTCTGATTGCGTTCTCCCGTTCCTGGGTTTATCGGACCAGGAAAGGAGAACGAATCGAGGTTTGTGTAGTGCCCGTCGAGCGCGAACGGCCCTCGATCAGATTCCTAATAGCAGGATGAGCGCCGCCGCGCGTGCCCAGGATTTCCCAATGACGAATGCGCCTCAAGGCATTCAGAACGCGCGCGCCAGTCACGGCCGGATGCTCCGGGTATAATATGCCGCAAACATCCACCTATAGCTTGTCTCCGATGGCGGATCTCAGTATCCCCGCTCGATTCGCTGTGCAGAGATCGCGCAAGATTCGCGAACGAATATTCGAGTTTCTGTTACTTCTGGCCGCGGTTTCATCGGTCGCAACCACCATCGGCATCCTGTATATTCTGATCAGCGAATCGCTGGTTTTCTTCCAGAACGTTCCGCTCTCCGAATTCCTGACCGATACCCAGTGGACGCCGCTTTTCAGTAATCCGCATTACGGCATCCTGCCGCTCTTGTCCGGCACGCTCGTGAGTTCAGCCGTAGCGCTCCTGGTTGCAATCCCGCTCGGCACCATCATCGCGATTTACCTGTCCGAGTTCGCGCCGTTTTCGGTGCGCGAAGTCGCCAAACCCTTTCTGGAAATGCTCGGCAGCGTGCCGACCGTAGTCTACGGTTACTTCGCGCTGTTGTTCGTTACGCCGCTGTTGCAACAATTCATTCCCGGTTTACCGGGATTCAGCTTGCTCTCCGCGGGCCTGGTGATGGGTATCATGATCATTCCGTATGTGAGTTCCCTTTCCGAGGACGCCATGCGGGCGGTGCCGATGGCGTTGCGCGAAGGTTCGTACGCAATGGGCGCGACGCGCTTCCAGACCGCATCGCGCGTCGTCGCGCCGGCCGCCTTTTCCGGGATTGCGGCAGCCTATGTGCTCGGGGTGTCGCGAGCGGTCGGCGAGACCATGATTGTGGCCGTCGCCGCGGGTCTGCAGCCGAATCTGACCTGGAACCCCGCCGAGCCGGCCGCGACCATCACTGCCTATATCGTGCAGGTCAGCCTGGGCGACTTGCCGCACGGCAGCATCGGCTACCAGACCATATTCGCCGCAGGCCTCACCTTGATGTTGCTGACTCTGGTATTCAACATCGCCGGCCATGTTCTGCGCCGGCGCTACCGGCAGGTCTATTAATGGCAAAAGGCAATGGAAGATAGCGCGCGCATTCAGCACATGCGCACGATGATCGCCAGCCGTAAACGCTGGGATCTCGTGTTCGCTGTGATCGGCATGATCGCGCTGGCGATTGGCGTTCTGGCATTCGCGGCGCTTTTTATAGACATGTTGATAAAAGGCGCGCCGCGCCTGTCGGCGGAGTTTTTCACGTCTTTCCCTTCGCGGCGTGCGACACAAGCCGGCATCCTGTCGGCATGGGTCGGCAGCACGCTGGTCATGCTGGTGACGGCGATAGCCGCCGTGCCGCTGGGCGTCGGCGCCGGTGTTTATCTTGAAGAGTACGCCGCCAAGAACTGGTTTACCGATCTGATCGAAATCAACGTGACCAATCTGGCCGGCGTGCCTTCCATCGTTTATGGTTTGCTGGCGCTCGGGCTTTTCGTTTATCAGTTCGGCCTAGGTCAAAGCGTACTCGCCGCCGGGCTGACGCTCGCGCTCTTGATCCTGCCGGTGGTCATTGTTGCGACGCGTGAAGCGATACGCGCCATCCCGGTTGGCATTCGTGAAGGCGCTTATGCGCTCGGCGCGACCAAGTGGCAGACGACTGCCGACCATATCCTGCCGTATTCGACGCCCGGCATTCTGACCGGCGTGATCATCGGCCTGGCGCGCGCGATCGGTGAAACCGCGCCGATCATCACCATAGGCGCGTTGACCTTCATCGCGTTTCTGCCGCCATCGCCGATCGAGAGCACGTTTCCGTATGTGTCGTTCGACTGGCTGATGGCACCGTTTACCGTGATGCCGATCCAGATGTTCAACTGGACGTCGCGGCCAGAAGCGGCGTTCCAGGCGAATGCCGCAGCCGCCGGGCTGGTACTCGTCGTCATGACGCTGTCCATGAACGGACTCGCCATCTATATCCGCTATCGCTTACGAAAGAATCTCAAATGGTAGACACCGTGGTCAGCACCAAGCCGGAAACCCCCGGCAGCGCAGCCCAGTTGCAGCCCCAGCCTGCGCTCGAACGCAAGGCCGAGACCAAGGGCCTGCATTTTTATTACGGCTCGTTTCACGCGCTGAAGAACATCAATCTGACGCTTTACGACAAACAAGTCACGGCGCTGATCGGGCCATCGGGCTGCGGCAAGTCGACTTATCTGCGCTGCTTCAACCGCATGCACGATCTGTATCCGGGCAATAAATACGAGGGCCAGATCCGGCTTTATCCGGACGATACCAATCTGCTCGGGCGCGAAGTCGATCCGATAGAAGTGCGCATGCGCATCAGCATGGTGTTCCAGAAGGCGAATCCGTTTCCCAAGACGATTTACGAGAATGTCGCGTATGGTCTGCGCGTGCGCGGCGTGTCGAAGCGATCGCTGCTCGATGACAAGGTCGAGGAAGCGCTGCGCGGCGCGGCGTTGTGGGATGAGGTCAAAGGCCGCTTGAAAGAACTCGCGTTCAATTTGTCCGGCGGGCAGCAACAGCGGCTGTGCATCGCGCGCGCCCTGGCGACCGATCCCGAGATACTGCTGTTCGACGAGCCGACATCGGCGCTCGATCCGATCGCCACCGCCAGCATCGAAGAACTGATCACCGACCTGAAGAGCAAGGTGACGATATTGATCGTCACCCACAATATGCAGCAGGCAGCGCGCGTGTCCGATTTTACCGCCTACATGTACCTGGGCGAACTGATCGAGTTCGGCGTGACCGACACCATTTTCATCAAACCGAAGCACAGGCAGACTGAAGACTATATCACCGGACGGTTTGGCTGATGACGGCGGAAACCTGAGTTCGCTTACCCTTCCCTTGACGGGGAACGAGCGGGCTTGCGGCACCTCCTTCCTCTTGAGGGGGAAGGTTATGGCCGGGGTGAAAGGAGGAGACGCAGTTCGCCGAGCGGATTTCTTTCCGTATTTCCGGTTTTCTCCCTTACATCGTTTGACCGCAACACCCCCCACCAGTAAAATCACAGGGTTTTAGTGACGGTTCAGGTAATGCGCCAAAAGCTCGTCGCCGGCAATTGGAAAATGCACGGCAATCTCGGGCAGAACCGATCGCTGCTCGAAGCAGTCAGACGCAGTGTCGATGATTTCCCGGAAGTGTGTTGCGCAGTGCTGGTCCCCTATCCATATCTCGCCCAAACCCAGGAATCATTGCAGTCGACCCGGCTCCAGTGGGGCGCGCAGAACGTCAGCGAATTTGCGAGCGGCGCCTACACGGGCGAGGTTTCGGCGCGGATGCTGTGCGATTTTGGCTGCCGCTTTGCAATCGTCGGCCATTCCGAGCGCCGCGCCCTGTACGGCGAGGACAGCGGCACCGTCGCCAGAAAGTTCAAGGCAGCGCAGGCTGGCGGGCTGATCCCCATCCTGTGCGTCGGCGAGAGCCTCGACGAACGCGAAAGTAGTTTGACCGAAGACATTGTCGGCTCGCAACTCGACAGCGTTTTGAACCACTGCGGCGCGGCATCTCTGGCTGAAGCCGTCGTTGCATACGAGCCGGTCTGGGCAATCGGCACCGGAAAAACCGCGTCGCCCGCCCAGGCGCAGGCGGTGCATGCATTCATACGCGATCGCATTGCCGGTCAAGACGGTGCGATCGCGGCCGAGCTGAGAATACTTTACGGCGGCAGCGTCAAAGCGGCCAATGCGAAAGAACTTTTTGCGATGCCGGACATCGATGGCGGATTGATCGGCGGCGCCTCGCTGGCGGCTGATGAATTTCTGGCGATTTGTAATGCTGCTGCCGGGTCTAAGGATTAATTATGCAAACAGTTATTTTAGTGCTGCACGTGCTGACCGCGTTCAGCGTGATCGCTCTGGTGCTGCTCCAGCATGGCAAGGGCGCCGACATGGGCGCTGCGTTCGGCAGCGGCTCGTCGGGCAGTCTGTTTGGTTCGACCGGCTCGGCGAATTTCCTGAGCCGGGCCACGGCGGTCTTGGCGGCGCTATTCTTTATTACCAGCATGGGGCTGACCTGGCTATCGAGCCGCGGCGATGACTCGGTCGGCGTAATGGGCACCCGGCAAAGCATTCCACAGCCGGAACAACCATTGCCAACACCCTCGCCTGCGCGGAACGCGGGCAGTACCGCTGATCCTATTGCAGCGCCGGTTCCACAAGCGCCCGCATCTGCCGGCCAGGGCGAAGTCGGCGCCGATGGAGGCACAGGTGGAAATGCGGGTCGAAATCCTGCCCAGGGCAGTTCGAAATCGAACGAGATTCCGAAGTAACGGTTGTCGTCAGGCAGAACCAGCAACGCGTCGTATTTGCAGTGTTCGAAAAATGCCGATGTGGTGAAATTGGTAG from Burkholderiales bacterium encodes the following:
- the pstA gene encoding phosphate ABC transporter permease PstA, producing the protein MEDSARIQHMRTMIASRKRWDLVFAVIGMIALAIGVLAFAALFIDMLIKGAPRLSAEFFTSFPSRRATQAGILSAWVGSTLVMLVTAIAAVPLGVGAGVYLEEYAAKNWFTDLIEINVTNLAGVPSIVYGLLALGLFVYQFGLGQSVLAAGLTLALLILPVVIVATREAIRAIPVGIREGAYALGATKWQTTADHILPYSTPGILTGVIIGLARAIGETAPIITIGALTFIAFLPPSPIESTFPYVSFDWLMAPFTVMPIQMFNWTSRPEAAFQANAAAAGLVLVVMTLSMNGLAIYIRYRLRKNLKW
- the pstB gene encoding phosphate ABC transporter ATP-binding protein; the protein is MVDTVVSTKPETPGSAAQLQPQPALERKAETKGLHFYYGSFHALKNINLTLYDKQVTALIGPSGCGKSTYLRCFNRMHDLYPGNKYEGQIRLYPDDTNLLGREVDPIEVRMRISMVFQKANPFPKTIYENVAYGLRVRGVSKRSLLDDKVEEALRGAALWDEVKGRLKELAFNLSGGQQQRLCIARALATDPEILLFDEPTSALDPIATASIEELITDLKSKVTILIVTHNMQQAARVSDFTAYMYLGELIEFGVTDTIFIKPKHRQTEDYITGRFG
- the pstC gene encoding phosphate ABC transporter permease subunit PstC, whose product is MADLSIPARFAVQRSRKIRERIFEFLLLLAAVSSVATTIGILYILISESLVFFQNVPLSEFLTDTQWTPLFSNPHYGILPLLSGTLVSSAVALLVAIPLGTIIAIYLSEFAPFSVREVAKPFLEMLGSVPTVVYGYFALLFVTPLLQQFIPGLPGFSLLSAGLVMGIMIIPYVSSLSEDAMRAVPMALREGSYAMGATRFQTASRVVAPAAFSGIAAAYVLGVSRAVGETMIVAVAAGLQPNLTWNPAEPAATITAYIVQVSLGDLPHGSIGYQTIFAAGLTLMLLTLVFNIAGHVLRRRYRQVY
- the secG gene encoding preprotein translocase subunit SecG, coding for MQTVILVLHVLTAFSVIALVLLQHGKGADMGAAFGSGSSGSLFGSTGSANFLSRATAVLAALFFITSMGLTWLSSRGDDSVGVMGTRQSIPQPEQPLPTPSPARNAGSTADPIAAPVPQAPASAGQGEVGADGGTGGNAGRNPAQGSSKSNEIPK
- a CDS encoding triose-phosphate isomerase, encoding MRQKLVAGNWKMHGNLGQNRSLLEAVRRSVDDFPEVCCAVLVPYPYLAQTQESLQSTRLQWGAQNVSEFASGAYTGEVSARMLCDFGCRFAIVGHSERRALYGEDSGTVARKFKAAQAGGLIPILCVGESLDERESSLTEDIVGSQLDSVLNHCGAASLAEAVVAYEPVWAIGTGKTASPAQAQAVHAFIRDRIAGQDGAIAAELRILYGGSVKAANAKELFAMPDIDGGLIGGASLAADEFLAICNAAAGSKD